A single genomic interval of Hafnia alvei harbors:
- a CDS encoding YihD family protein, with protein MKCHRVNELIELIHPAWQQEPDLNLVQFLQKLADEAGFKGNLADLTDDILIYHLKMRNSANTEVIPGLKKDYEEDFKTAILRARGVIKD; from the coding sequence ATGAAATGCCATCGCGTTAATGAACTTATTGAACTGATCCATCCAGCTTGGCAACAAGAACCTGATTTAAATCTGGTCCAATTTTTACAAAAACTTGCCGATGAAGCAGGATTTAAAGGCAATTTAGCTGACCTGACCGACGATATTCTCATTTATCACCTCAAGATGCGTAATAGCGCCAACACTGAAGTTATCCCTGGTCTAAAGAAAGACTACGAGGAAGACTTTAAGACCGCTATTCTGCGCGCTAGAGGCGTAATTAAAGACTAA
- the yihA gene encoding ribosome biogenesis GTP-binding protein YihA/YsxC, which translates to MNRKTYNYHVTHFVTSAPDIRALPADTGIEVAFAGRSNAGKSSALNTLTNQKGLARTSKTPGRTQLINLFEVTDGIRLVDLPGYGYAEVPEEMKRKWQKALGEYLQKRNCLKGLVVLMDIRHPLKDLDQQMIQWAVDVNLPVMLLLTKADKLASGARKAQLNMVREAILPFMGDIQVEAFSSLKKFGVDKLSEKLNTWFSEIEPETLSEEDEEEGGE; encoded by the coding sequence TTGAACCGTAAAACTTATAACTATCATGTGACACACTTCGTCACCAGCGCCCCTGATATTCGCGCACTGCCGGCCGATACCGGAATTGAAGTCGCCTTTGCTGGTCGCTCTAACGCAGGTAAATCCAGCGCACTTAATACGCTGACCAACCAAAAAGGCTTAGCGCGTACCAGTAAAACTCCAGGCCGTACTCAGCTGATTAACCTGTTTGAAGTTACCGACGGTATTCGTCTGGTTGACTTGCCCGGCTATGGTTATGCTGAAGTTCCGGAAGAGATGAAACGCAAATGGCAGAAAGCGTTAGGTGAATACCTGCAAAAACGTAACTGCCTGAAGGGATTGGTGGTGTTGATGGATATCCGCCATCCGCTGAAAGATCTCGATCAGCAAATGATCCAGTGGGCCGTAGACGTCAACCTACCAGTTATGCTGTTGCTAACTAAAGCCGATAAATTGGCATCCGGTGCGCGCAAAGCTCAGCTAAATATGGTGCGTGAGGCTATTTTGCCATTTATGGGCGATATTCAAGTTGAAGCGTTCTCTTCGCTGAAGAAGTTTGGCGTCGATAAGCTGAGTGAAAAACTGAATACGTGGTTCAGTGAGATTGAGCCTGAAACATTGTCTGAAGAAGATGAGGAAGAAGGCGGGGAATAA
- a CDS encoding serine/threonine protein kinase, with amino-acid sequence MTNPTFSFQTLTPDLILDAIESTGIRIDSGLTELNSYENRVFQLMDEDRQRYVAKFYRPERWSDSQIGEEHSFARELHDSEIPVVAPLSLNGQTLHHFAGYAFTLFPSVGGRAYEIDNDDQLEWVGRYMARIHQVGQQKLFTERPTMGLDEYLYQPRAVLERTSLIPIKLKPAFLASLDSLISEVEQYWTTDWSPVRLHGDCHPGNILWRDGPLFVDLDDARNGPAIQDLWMLLHGERQEQLIQLDILLEAYGEFADFDSQQLKLIEPLRAMRMVHYLAWVARRWQDPAFPKSFPWMTDESFWLRQTSAFMEQVRLLQAPPLQLMPMY; translated from the coding sequence ATGACTAACCCAACTTTCAGTTTTCAAACACTTACGCCAGATCTTATTCTCGATGCTATCGAGAGTACGGGGATCCGTATTGATTCAGGTTTAACCGAACTCAATAGCTATGAGAACCGCGTCTTTCAACTGATGGATGAAGATCGTCAGCGTTACGTTGCGAAGTTCTACCGTCCAGAAAGATGGTCAGATAGCCAAATCGGCGAGGAACATAGCTTTGCTCGAGAGCTTCATGATAGCGAGATCCCTGTTGTCGCGCCGTTATCATTAAATGGGCAAACGCTTCATCATTTTGCTGGTTATGCATTTACCCTGTTTCCAAGCGTGGGCGGCCGCGCATATGAAATCGACAATGACGATCAGCTTGAATGGGTTGGGCGTTATATGGCGCGTATCCATCAAGTTGGTCAGCAGAAGCTCTTTACCGAGCGACCAACCATGGGGTTAGATGAGTATCTCTATCAGCCAAGAGCGGTTTTAGAGCGTACTTCATTAATACCCATAAAGCTTAAGCCTGCGTTTCTTGCTTCTTTAGATTCATTGATTTCGGAAGTTGAGCAGTATTGGACGACCGACTGGTCGCCGGTACGACTACATGGTGATTGCCATCCCGGCAATATTCTATGGCGAGATGGCCCGCTGTTTGTTGACTTAGATGACGCGCGCAATGGTCCTGCGATCCAAGATTTATGGATGCTATTGCACGGTGAGCGCCAAGAGCAGCTTATCCAACTGGATATTTTGCTTGAAGCTTATGGCGAATTTGCTGATTTTGACTCTCAGCAGCTAAAACTAATAGAGCCTCTGCGTGCTATGCGTATGGTGCACTATTTGGCATGGGTTGCCCGTCGTTGGCAAGATCCTGCCTTTCCAAAGAGTTTTCCGTGGATGACCGATGAGAGTTTCTGGTTGAGACAAACATCTGCCTTCATGGAGCAGGTTAGGCTGTTACAAGCACCACCGTTGCAGCTAATGCCGATGTATTAA
- the mobB gene encoding molybdopterin-guanine dinucleotide biosynthesis protein MobB: protein MKNNIPLLGIAAYSGTGKTTLLKKLIPLLNAKGIRIALIKHTHHDMDIDTPGKDSYELRKAGAEQTLVASDKRWALMTETPEEEPLDLQFLASKIDPSRCNLILVEGFKHEPIPKIALYRESVGKPFAGIIDDHVVMLASDGDISCNIPMLDINNIGHIADFIEEWLEKQ, encoded by the coding sequence ATGAAGAACAACATACCTTTGCTTGGTATAGCCGCTTATAGCGGGACAGGAAAAACAACATTATTGAAGAAGCTTATTCCGCTGCTGAATGCTAAAGGGATAAGGATCGCGCTTATTAAGCACACACACCATGATATGGATATTGATACACCGGGAAAAGATAGCTATGAGCTCCGTAAAGCAGGAGCAGAGCAAACCTTGGTGGCAAGTGATAAACGATGGGCGCTGATGACGGAAACGCCAGAAGAAGAGCCGCTAGATTTGCAATTTCTGGCTTCGAAGATCGATCCCTCGCGCTGCAACCTTATTTTGGTTGAAGGCTTTAAGCATGAACCTATTCCTAAGATCGCGTTATATCGTGAATCAGTTGGGAAGCCTTTTGCTGGAATAATTGACGATCACGTGGTGATGCTGGCAAGCGATGGAGACATCAGCTGCAATATCCCTATGTTAGATATTAATAACATCGGACACATTGCAGATTTCATCGAAGAGTGGTTAGAAAAGCAGTAA
- the dsbA gene encoding thiol:disulfide interchange protein DsbA, translating into MKKIWLALVGIAMAFGASAAQFSEGDQYVKLDKSITNEPQVLEFFSFYCPHCYEFEEVYHVSDAVRKGLPEGVKMTKYHVEFLGPLGKQLTQAWAVAMALGVEDKITQPMFEAVQKTQSVQSPEDIRNVFIKAGVSAADYDGALNSFVVKSLVVQQEKAAEDLQLRGVPAIFVNGKYMVKNDGLDTSSMDSYVQQFSHVVNFLLKQK; encoded by the coding sequence ATGAAAAAGATTTGGTTGGCGTTAGTTGGGATCGCAATGGCATTTGGTGCCTCTGCGGCTCAATTTTCTGAAGGCGATCAGTATGTGAAGCTAGATAAAAGCATCACTAATGAGCCACAGGTTTTAGAGTTTTTCTCATTCTACTGCCCGCATTGCTATGAGTTCGAAGAGGTTTACCACGTTTCTGATGCAGTACGCAAAGGCCTGCCAGAAGGCGTGAAAATGACCAAGTATCACGTCGAATTCTTAGGTCCATTGGGCAAGCAGTTAACTCAAGCATGGGCTGTTGCAATGGCTCTGGGTGTTGAAGATAAAATCACTCAGCCAATGTTTGAAGCTGTGCAGAAAACTCAAAGCGTACAGAGCCCTGAAGATATCCGTAACGTCTTCATTAAAGCGGGCGTTAGCGCTGCAGATTACGATGGCGCGTTGAACAGCTTCGTAGTGAAATCCTTGGTTGTACAACAAGAGAAAGCGGCTGAAGATCTACAACTGCGTGGCGTTCCTGCTATCTTCGTTAATGGCAAATATATGGTCAAAAACGATGGGCTGGATACCAGCTCAATGGATTCCTACGTTCAGCAATTCTCTCACGTTGTAAATTTCCTACTGAAACAGAAATAA
- the polA gene encoding DNA polymerase I: protein MAEIPENPLILVDGSSYLYRAYHAFPPLTNRAGEPTGAMYGVLNMLRSLMLQYQPSHVAVVFDAKGKTFRDELFAEYKSHRPPMPDDLREQIEPLHKMVQAVGLPLLAVSGVEADDVIGTLAQAAEKAGRHVLISTGDKDMAQLVTSNITLINTMNNTILGPQEVCEKYGVPPELIIDFLALMGDSSDNIPGVPGVGEKTAQALLQGIGSLKQIYSDLDKVATLSFRGAKTMGAKLELNKDKADLSYLLATIKTDVELDITCDDLQLKPMDTEQLHELFSRYEFKRWLEDAEAGSWLSGEKKAPTARKPAKADSEPLAAAVVEEATSVLSQENYQTILDESALDDLITSLKSAKVFAFDTETDSLDVLTTNLVGLSFATAPGVAAYIPVGHDYLDAPDQLSRDTVLAKLKPLLEDDNLHKVGQNLKYDQGVMARYGIELKGIAFDTMLESYDLDSVAGRHDMDSLAERHLNHKTITFEEIAGKGKSQLTFNQIALEQAAPYAAEDADVTLQLHLKLWPQLEKEAGLKKVFTDIDMPLVPVLSRMERTGVLIDSHILGKHSQELAIRLDELEKKAHEAAGEPFNLSSPKQLQAILFEKQKLPVVKKTPGGAPSTNEEVLAELAEQGFELPTIILEHRGLAKLKSTYTDKLPQMINGATGRVHTSYHQAVTATGRLSSSDPNLQNIPVRNDEGRRIRQAFIAPQGYKIVAADYSQIELRIMAHLSGDKGLLAAFAAGKDIHRATAAEVFGLALEDVTSEQRRSAKAINFGLIYGMSAFGLARQLNIARGEAQRYMDLYFERYPGVLEYMERTRQQAAEQGYVETLDGRRLYLPEIHSRNGMRRKAAERAAINAPMQGTAADIIKRAMIAVDAWLLEQKEPLVRMIMQVHDELVFEVHESIIDQTVEKVRELMEKSLELAVPLKVDVGTGENWDQAH, encoded by the coding sequence ATGGCCGAAATCCCTGAAAATCCCCTGATCCTAGTTGATGGATCCTCATACCTGTACCGTGCATACCATGCTTTTCCTCCGTTAACGAACCGTGCAGGAGAGCCAACAGGGGCAATGTATGGCGTGTTGAATATGCTGCGCAGCCTGATGCTGCAATATCAGCCGAGTCACGTCGCTGTGGTATTCGACGCCAAAGGAAAGACTTTCCGTGATGAGCTGTTCGCTGAATACAAATCACATCGTCCACCCATGCCAGATGACTTGCGTGAGCAAATAGAGCCGCTGCATAAAATGGTTCAGGCCGTTGGTTTGCCTCTTCTGGCCGTTTCTGGCGTCGAGGCTGATGATGTTATTGGTACGTTGGCGCAGGCAGCTGAAAAGGCGGGACGCCATGTATTGATTAGCACCGGCGATAAAGATATGGCGCAGCTTGTGACGTCAAATATCACGCTGATCAACACGATGAATAATACCATTTTAGGGCCACAAGAAGTTTGTGAGAAGTACGGTGTGCCACCGGAGTTAATCATCGATTTTCTCGCCCTGATGGGGGATTCCTCGGATAACATCCCTGGCGTGCCCGGCGTTGGCGAAAAAACGGCTCAGGCGCTGTTACAAGGTATTGGTAGCCTAAAACAGATCTATAGCGATTTGGATAAAGTGGCGACGCTGAGTTTCCGCGGTGCCAAAACGATGGGCGCTAAGCTGGAGCTGAATAAAGATAAGGCCGATCTTTCATACCTGCTGGCGACGATTAAAACTGATGTTGAGTTGGATATTACCTGCGACGATCTCCAGCTCAAGCCGATGGATACTGAACAGCTGCACGAGTTATTTAGCCGCTACGAGTTCAAACGCTGGTTAGAAGACGCTGAGGCTGGTTCTTGGCTCAGCGGTGAAAAGAAAGCACCAACGGCGCGCAAACCTGCAAAAGCTGACAGTGAGCCGCTGGCGGCGGCTGTGGTGGAAGAGGCTACGTCGGTTTTATCACAGGAAAATTACCAAACTATTCTGGATGAGTCAGCGCTGGATGATTTGATTACCAGCTTAAAATCAGCGAAGGTTTTTGCCTTCGATACTGAAACTGACTCTCTGGATGTCTTAACGACCAATCTGGTTGGTTTATCATTTGCAACTGCGCCGGGCGTCGCGGCTTATATTCCGGTCGGCCATGATTATCTCGATGCGCCAGATCAACTGAGCCGAGATACAGTCTTGGCGAAGCTAAAACCCCTGTTGGAAGATGACAATCTTCATAAAGTTGGGCAGAACCTAAAATACGATCAAGGCGTCATGGCGCGTTATGGCATTGAGCTAAAAGGCATTGCATTCGACACCATGCTGGAATCGTATGATCTCGACAGCGTTGCCGGTCGTCATGATATGGACAGCTTGGCAGAGCGCCACTTAAACCATAAAACCATAACGTTTGAAGAAATTGCGGGTAAAGGTAAATCTCAGCTGACCTTTAACCAGATTGCACTTGAGCAGGCAGCCCCTTATGCGGCTGAAGATGCCGATGTGACTTTGCAGCTACACCTCAAACTTTGGCCACAGCTGGAAAAAGAAGCGGGTTTGAAGAAAGTCTTCACCGATATTGATATGCCTTTGGTTCCGGTACTTTCACGTATGGAGCGAACCGGCGTACTGATCGATAGCCATATTTTGGGCAAGCATTCTCAGGAACTGGCTATCCGTTTGGATGAGCTGGAGAAGAAGGCCCATGAGGCTGCGGGAGAACCCTTCAACCTCTCCTCGCCAAAACAGCTACAGGCGATTTTATTCGAAAAGCAGAAGCTGCCTGTTGTGAAAAAAACGCCGGGTGGCGCGCCTTCAACAAATGAAGAGGTGCTGGCTGAATTAGCGGAGCAAGGCTTTGAACTGCCAACCATTATTTTGGAACACCGCGGTTTAGCGAAGTTAAAAAGCACGTACACGGACAAACTCCCGCAAATGATTAATGGTGCGACTGGTCGAGTCCATACGTCTTATCATCAAGCGGTTACCGCAACCGGACGGCTTTCCTCCAGCGATCCTAACCTGCAGAATATCCCAGTACGTAATGATGAAGGACGCCGGATCCGTCAGGCTTTCATTGCGCCACAGGGCTATAAAATTGTTGCGGCCGACTACTCTCAGATTGAATTACGCATCATGGCGCACTTGTCGGGTGACAAAGGCCTGCTGGCAGCGTTTGCCGCCGGTAAGGATATTCACCGTGCAACGGCGGCAGAAGTCTTTGGCCTAGCGCTTGAAGATGTCACCAGCGAACAACGCCGCAGTGCTAAAGCGATCAACTTTGGGCTGATTTATGGCATGAGTGCTTTTGGTTTGGCTCGTCAGCTGAATATTGCTCGTGGCGAAGCGCAGCGCTATATGGACCTCTATTTTGAGCGTTATCCTGGCGTGCTGGAATATATGGAGCGTACACGGCAGCAGGCGGCAGAGCAGGGATATGTAGAGACGCTAGATGGCCGTCGCCTCTATCTGCCGGAAATTCATTCCCGTAACGGTATGCGCCGTAAGGCGGCAGAACGCGCCGCGATCAACGCTCCGATGCAGGGAACCGCGGCTGATATTATCAAACGCGCGATGATTGCCGTTGATGCATGGTTATTGGAGCAAAAAGAACCTTTAGTTCGCATGATTATGCAGGTGCACGATGAATTGGTCTTTGAAGTTCATGAGTCCATCATCGATCAAACTGTCGAGAAAGTTCGTGAACTCATGGAGAAAAGCCTTGAGTTGGCGGTTCCGTTAAAAGTTGATGTGGGTACCGGTGAAAACTGGGATCAAGCTCACTAA
- a CDS encoding acyltransferase yields the protein MPTLIALVLSPILFVLTTALTILVTVLCSIPITIAGIMKLLLPIPFIWRYISSFADFMMWCWCQGLSILMKLNVGLKWEIDGLEGLSKDNWYLVISNHKSWTDIVVLCVLLRNHIPMNKYFLKQQLAWVPFVGLACWALDMPFMKRYSRSYLFKHPELRGKDIATTRRSCEKFRLRPTTIVNFVEGSRSTEEKRVKTHSPYRNLLPPKAAGIAFTLSALGNQFDRVLNITLVYPDNNHSPFLDLLCGRMKKIVVRVETLPITAEMHGDYFNDKAFKRHFQLWLNNLWLQKDRLIDHLKKVYAAPHK from the coding sequence ATGCCTACGTTGATTGCCTTGGTTCTATCACCCATCCTATTTGTGTTAACCACGGCGTTGACCATCCTCGTGACAGTTTTATGTTCTATACCAATTACGATCGCTGGCATCATGAAACTACTCCTCCCCATCCCTTTTATTTGGCGTTATATCTCAAGCTTCGCTGATTTCATGATGTGGTGCTGGTGCCAAGGTTTATCGATACTGATGAAGCTTAACGTTGGTTTAAAGTGGGAGATAGACGGTTTAGAAGGTCTGAGCAAAGACAATTGGTATTTGGTCATCAGCAATCATAAAAGCTGGACCGATATCGTCGTGCTCTGCGTACTATTGCGCAATCACATTCCCATGAATAAGTATTTTTTAAAGCAACAGCTTGCTTGGGTTCCCTTTGTTGGCTTAGCCTGCTGGGCGCTGGATATGCCGTTTATGAAACGCTATTCACGCAGCTATTTATTTAAGCATCCTGAATTGCGCGGCAAAGATATTGCAACCACACGTCGTTCCTGCGAAAAATTTCGCCTGCGCCCAACTACTATTGTTAATTTTGTCGAAGGCTCGCGAAGCACTGAAGAAAAACGAGTAAAAACACACTCCCCTTATCGAAATTTGCTTCCCCCAAAAGCAGCAGGCATCGCATTCACTCTTAGCGCATTGGGCAATCAGTTTGATCGTGTATTGAATATTACGCTGGTCTACCCCGACAATAATCACAGTCCATTCTTAGATCTACTCTGTGGCCGAATGAAGAAAATTGTCGTCCGAGTAGAAACATTGCCTATCACAGCGGAAATGCACGGCGACTATTTCAACGATAAGGCCTTTAAACGACACTTCCAGCTCTGGTTGAACAATCTTTGGCTGCAAAAAGATCGGCTTATCGATCACCTTAAAAAGGTGTACGCAGCACCACATAAATAA
- the mobA gene encoding molybdenum cofactor guanylyltransferase MobA has product MHDIEGVILAGGRASRMGGNDKGLVLLNGKPLYQYVQETLAPQVTRLSINANRNISTYQRSGLSVFPDVLNDYPGPLAGMLSGLQQSQHEWVVFAPCDVPFIPTDIVHHLWTSKADKMAAYIFDGSRAHPTIVLLHRSLISPLMNYLERGERKLMIFLEQFEAQRVTYPKEECFINFNTYEECLRYEQKLKEQK; this is encoded by the coding sequence ATGCATGACATCGAAGGCGTAATTCTAGCTGGAGGAAGAGCCTCTAGAATGGGCGGTAATGATAAAGGCCTCGTTCTACTCAATGGCAAGCCTCTCTATCAATATGTGCAGGAAACGCTGGCACCCCAGGTAACAAGGCTGTCCATCAATGCTAATCGTAATATATCAACTTACCAACGTTCAGGGCTAAGCGTATTCCCCGATGTTCTTAATGATTATCCCGGACCATTAGCAGGAATGCTAAGCGGCTTACAACAAAGCCAACATGAATGGGTTGTGTTTGCTCCATGTGATGTTCCTTTTATTCCAACAGATATTGTGCATCACCTATGGACATCTAAAGCAGACAAAATGGCCGCATACATATTTGATGGAAGCAGAGCACATCCAACAATTGTGCTATTGCACCGCTCCCTTATTTCACCTCTGATGAATTATCTTGAACGAGGCGAGCGTAAATTAATGATATTTTTAGAACAATTTGAAGCCCAAAGAGTTACGTATCCCAAAGAAGAGTGCTTTATTAATTTCAATACATACGAAGAGTGTTTGCGCTACGAGCAGAAGCTAAAGGAACAAAAATGA